The following proteins come from a genomic window of Pocillopora verrucosa isolate sample1 chromosome 6, ASM3666991v2, whole genome shotgun sequence:
- the LOC136281678 gene encoding uncharacterized protein, giving the protein MSGKKKKEYRKVLKAVLHLLPAQPALAKVTIDFEKAIWTVLRELLPDVEVQGCVFHWTQALWRKVQELGLQPNYMNDRGTYSFIRKVMALPLLPATEIPAMYAQLQANASTPRPQQFMEYVETTWINSTTWPPTWSVYMKAIRTNNDIEGWHLGLNRRASGKSQLPFYLLVDLLRSEARRTALQIRLVSERKLRRIQKKKYRQLQTKIFGLWEDYENEAPLTNLSLGGKYYIEGSPVTMACEASGKPLPDVTWIRNGILESSGKKAAFLKFDNINRTDAGQYTCRANNSVEVTSIDTTIVVHYPPTIQNVTTSSKKSWIDQTVTLKCLSDGVPTPTVSWYKPEGSEINRVRARENKVQVPLRGDQDFGHYKCIAANGLIPSDEKLIKINQRNQGKHPSNQNQSFKQLL; this is encoded by the exons ATGtcaggcaaaaagaaaaaggaatatcGTAAG GTATTAAAAGCTGTCCTTCATTTGCTGCCTGCTCAACCTGCCCTAGCAAAAGTAACAATCGACTTTGAGAAGGCGATCTGGACGGTACTAAGAGAACTGCTGCCCGATGTTGAGGTCCAAGGTTGCGTATTCCACTGGACACAGGCGCTGTGGAGAAAG GTTCAAGAACTGGGACTTCAACCAAACTACATGAATGACCGCGGGACCTATTCGTTCATAAGAAAAGTCATGGCTCTACCGTTACTTCCGGCAACAGAGATTCCGGCGATGTATGCACAGCTACAGGCAAACGCGTCTACTCCGAGGCCACAGCAGTTTATGGAATACGTCGAAACCACCTGGATCAACAGCACCACATGGCCACCCACCTGGAGCGTGTACATGAAAGCCATACGCACTAACAACGACATCGAGGGATGGCATCTCGGTCTCAATCGCCGCGCATCAGGCAAGTCACAGCTACCTTTCTACTTGTTGGTCGACCTTCTGCGCAGTGAGGCCCGGAGAACAGCACTTCAAATCAGGCTGGTTTCAGAGAGAAAGTTGCGTCggattcaaaagaaaaaataccgGCAGTTGCAAACCAAAATCTTCGGACTGTGGGAAGACTATGAAAATG AGGCACCACTTACAAACCTCTCTttaggaggaaaatattacattgaAGGATCCCCTGTCACCATGGCTTGTGAAGCTTCCGGGAAACCACTGCCAGATGTAACATGGATTAGAAATGGAATACTGGAAAGTTCAGGGAAGAAAGCTGCGTTTTTAAAGTTTGATAACATAAACAGAACAGATGCAGGACAATATACATGTCGAGCCAATAACTCAGTGGAAGTCACTTCCATTGACACAACGATTGTAGTTCACT ACCCGCCCACAATTCAAAATGTCACCACGTCATCTAAGAAGTCTTGGATTGACCAGACAGTGACTTTGAAGTGTCTTTCTGATGGTGTTCCTACACCAACAGTCTCTTGGTACAAACCTGaaggaagtgaaataaacagagtcagagccagagaaaacaaagtacaagTGCCACTCCGGggtgatcaagattttggtCATTACAAGTGCATTGCTGCCAATGGACTTATTCCATCTGATGagaaattaataaagataaatcag AGAAACCAGGGAAAGCATCCATCAAATCAGAATCAGTCATTCAAGCAACTTCTATAA
- the LOC136276850 gene encoding tyrosine-protein kinase receptor Tie-1-like, whose protein sequence is MDGRKIANLLQDGYRMPKPQHVDEKLYQIMMKCWKNDPDARPTFTELKNQLKEIETLHKKLINMTVYDKQLYANVEDLTV, encoded by the exons atggatggaagaaaaattgcaaacttactccAGGATGGATACAGGATGCCCAAACCACAACACGTCGAtgagaaatt GTATCAAatcatgatgaaatgctggaagaaTGACCCAGATGCAAGACCAActttcactgaattgaaaaatcagctcAAGGAAATAGAAACCCTACACAAG AAGCTAATCAACATGACAGTGTACGACAAGCAGTTATATGCAAACGTCGAGGATTTAACAGTGTAG